Genomic window (Cardiocondyla obscurior isolate alpha-2009 linkage group LG06, Cobs3.1, whole genome shotgun sequence):
TAACTGTTATTGAATTTGTGCAGTTTTTTCTGATTATCGAAatgactaattttttttcgtaaatattgactttttgtatttaaagagactcctatttttttaaacaaaattttttttattagagacAATTGCATATGgttttttttatcatgttaAAATATCCGTGCAGACATGACGCATTGTAGAgataaattatcattattatattaatcttcgtaaatgttttttaagctCTTTAATTCAAAGCTAATTCTTGGAATCAAACTTTTAGAAATTACTTAACGAATTCTTAATGTACTATTTATACTAATCAAGTTTGCATACATTTGTACGTACGCTGtctttgcaataattatagtGTATAAAATACTATGCATTTTGATGAAATGAAAGCGTTACAGGGATTGATTAATgtcatatttatttcacatcATGAGATAAGTAATAGCCCCGTTAAGAAACTTGTAAATAGAAAAGTCGATACGCATTGGgaagtttttattaatcaaattaactttataaattgtattgaTGATCGTTCTTTATTCCTTAAGCAAATTTACGGTTAATCGCGctaaataatgtttataaagTGCATATTTGAGGAATAATGAGATACGCTTTCGTACGAAAACAGAAAACTGTTACTGTTCGTATCCTAATGTCGTTCTGAGTAAACTAGTCACGCACCGATTCAACGTACTATATTACATTGTTTACaggatttatataaaaaaaaaaaataaaaaatcgagaTAGACGATATTATCATAGTATCAGCAATAACGTTTGAGCGAAAATAAACGATAGTAGCGTTGATTAGAAAggtaaacgataaaaaaatgccTTTGAAAACGAAACAGTTGTAATCTTGGTCGttgcaagtaatttttttttttatgtgtataACGTTACGCATACGTACAACGACACATTAATGAgcgcgaatatttttatttgttcgaacGGCACACGTAAAAAAACCCGCCTTAGTTgcacaatatttaatattagcaTTTCCTTCTCGAGACTGaggagaaaatgagaaaatggaattttataTCAGGCGGTCAATTTGCAACAGGCGGACGGGGTAAAgcataaataatttgaatgactttaatgcatttttccCTACAATCTTTCGGTCTTTTTTCCcgtttttctttatcgtaTTATGtcagtaaaatttaattattaggcGGTATGCAATCTGAAAACTTAAAATGCTACAAAGAATCAGACTCCGATCGAGATTACAAATTAGCATATTGATATACCTTATAAACGACACTTTATGAATGATAGTAATAAAGAGTTAGACGCTACAATATCACTTGTTAATTGacttttgattttataatGTAACTTACGATTGAGAAATTCAGTGGAACTGAACAGAGAGGATAGAGTGCGTTTCGTTCTTGATAGAATAACgtatattcttaataaaaaaaaaaataaaaagaagaaaaaaaaaagaaaaaaaaagaaacgctcCTCGTTGACACGTTGCTTCCGTGAAGGCAcagtgataataataaaagctgACAATGATTTGTAAATGAGGCGACAATCGAACGTCTCTACGTCTGTTCGAGGATGAAATTGCGATTGCGTTAACCGATTTATAAGTAAAAAGTCAATCTATCGCAGCACGATCAATacatgtcttttttttttttctcatctgTATTGGTATATTTCGGATGTACAACGAAGtacatgttaatatttttcaagttaCCATGAATAATCCGAGAATAAACTAATATAACGCAAAGATGAGACGTTCCCGAgtggtaaaaaaagaaaaaaaagaaaaagaatgattGTCGAACAGACGAGGGGCAGTTGTTAGCACAAATAATTTTCCTATCGATTTATCAGTCGCGATGTAGTAATAGATATGTACAGACGAGTGCCAGACGTAAGGAGATAATAAAGTTAATCGGAACTACGTGCTCACTGATTATTGTAAATACTTTCATAGTTCGATTTTTAGCGGTTTAAATGTATCTCTAGGTTTTTAAGCCAGTGACTATAATATAAGCTATATAAGCTATTATATAGCGTCAAACAAAATATAAGATCTTAGATGGATAAGTTTATAAGTTAGATGTATGATCGGCTTACAATGTTATACAGGCTCGTTTCTCGTGGCGTGTTTTGGCAATTGTTAATCGCAGAAGAACACGGAAATCCTTCAAAAAAACgtgaagaaataataaatcgttAATGGCGAACCGTCATTTTATCTTACTACAACTGCACTGTTTCACATTTAACGTATGTTACACTATTGTGCAacattttcttcgtttttttgcagaaaataatatctGTAATATAATGTACATAATTTGTACCTAAAATTGATGAAACTCACGCCACGAGATTAACTcctaaatgtaaaaaaaaagatatatacatatatatatatatatacacaatatatataatatacatataaatatacacatatgcatacatatatatgggcatatacatacatatatgtatatgtgttctatatattatgtatataatacgaGTTTTCTTGTTACTTATATACCGCAAATAcatcttaatttttacatttaaggCTTATGCTAAAAAAGCGGATGGGGTATTGGTTGATGATTTTAACTCtaagaaaaaatgtataaaacatatttcatATAAAGATTATACACTACTAGATCAAGAGCTGATTATGTTCATGTACCAATATGCACATGTGCATTTTAAAGAGGGATTGTAATATTCTCATTTCAATTTGTTCACTTCAATTTTGTTATCGCTCTATCCTTTCTTTCGAATTGTATGTATTTACCAACAAATTGATTAAACTCGCATTAACGTTACATTTCAAAACGTCTTTTCTTCAACAACATACAGCTGTAAAtagaatttcatttttaacgttaccATTATTATAATAGTGCCATTTTTAGGTAACTTTACGTGTGCCTGTCTTTTGTCTTCTTCAGGTAGAATTCGTAAGCGAGATCCCTCCTTAAATGAGCACAGGAATGTACAGAAAGTTTTACTGAGTGGCATTCTCGgcggtgagaaaaaaaaaacaagcgcAAGATTTAAGTATTTACAGACGAATTCGTGCGTTTTTGCCCTCGATCAGTCGTCAATCGTAATCCGATCTCAAGACATAATTACTTATGTTACGCGATATGTTATATGCTAATACTTACGTTGTTAGTGATCATGTGCTACTTCCTACTTTGTTTCGTCAGCCCTGTCGTACGGGATGCAACGAAATCAGCCCATATCGTATGCTTCGTTAACTTCCTCCACTTTACGTGTGCAGTCGTTGATCTCGCAATCATTGTAAACAAGTTGTATTGCgtttgttacaaaattattttacaaagtctAGTCGCTCAAGAAGATTGCTAGCTCTCGGTGTCCTTTGTAAAATTCAAGTAGGACGATCGTACGTCTCGACCAACGTGTTGCCGGTGAAGATCTGTCGAAATCAGGCTTTTCGTTAAATGTACATACAGTCTTGGAAAAGGATGTAATTTCCTTCGGGCCGCATTTTTGTTCCGCGTACAACAGTGCCTTCGAGAAGAACTCAAACTTTCGgactataattaaaaaaaaaaaaaagttgcattACTTACGCATTTCCAGACGATGTACGTTGAAACACAgcagcagaaaaaaaagttacaaaaagAAGTCGCAGCGCGAGTTTAACGTAGGACACGTTTTAGAAGATTGCTAGGATGAATTTTTGCAGCAGCCAAGAACAGTCGTCAGAAATAAGGCTGGGTCGGCCGGCGTGTGAGGATACAATGCcacatattttttcaaattccgACCCGGAGCTACCTGGAACGGTGGAAGGTCCTTGGGAAGGACGAGACACTATAAGAAATGCTCCTCCCACCAGTCCAGGTAGCTTCGCAGGTCGTATTAAGCGCGCagctgtaaataaaaaaaaataaaaattaaaaacaaaaagaatacTTATACATAGATAGTATATTAAAACTATATACGTACGCTTGTGCATACAGAGTAAATTGCAGAGAAACGCCGGCTTAGAGattcgaaaaaagaaattataattcgtAATCAGTATGCGAAGGGTCTCTCGTTTCGGATGGCCCAGAGGGACAATGTATTGTATGACGCGTGTAGAATGGCTTTTGCGAATGTGGGCGCATAGTCGACAATTGTAACGTTTGtgaatacaaaaaataaaatgaccaAAAAAACCGAACTCGCCAAAAAGTTCTTCTGATACTtctctgaaaatattttacagattagttaaatatttagttaataattgtttttaattttattaaattaatttaattttattaaattttattaaattaaatttataattactcaGTGACCATACATGGCTAAATATCGTCAAAAAAACGTCacaaaaaatgatttaaacaTTGATTAACactatgtatttaaaaattgactttataatacaaatatacttctacaaatttatataactgtAATACTGAATTTTAagtaaatgtaattatgtatttatatattatattttacgcttAGTTATACTATAcagcaatatttaaatttactcgaaaattttttttattaaaaataaagaaaaacaaagtATATATACAAGTTATGAAAAATATCGTTTAAGTTGATGGTtggcataataatttttttgcttctAAGTCTTCCCATGTTGGATGAGTCGCATACGTATATAATCTCTCCATATTAGTAGCATATATAGTGTGATTGCTaacaagatttttataaatctgaaaaaaattttaagaaaaattaaattgtaatataattttaacaaataaataaatttttttttcttattttactttgtttttaatttactacCTTTAATGCATATTGCAAATCGGCCGTGCTGACTGGTTTTAATGGTGGACGAGTGGCTTGTGAGGAACAAGCATACGAAAAAGCAGTAGCTTGTTCGGCTTCTTCAAAACTTGATTTTGAAGCGGGGATTTGGCCGTAAGGTTTCATTATTTCTGTCGGTCTATTTGgagataaatcaaatattagttttatactatataacgtaaaaattaGCATCTGCAACTTACCCACAATTAGATGGATTTATGTACAaggaatttcttttccacgagCTAGGTACTGGTTCTCctatattataaatgaaagTGCCATCTCGAATAGCATAACCTTTTCTACGCGTAAAAATTGCcgtaagaatatttttcaaaaaaatttgtgttgCAGCTATAACAATGTGTGCAGTATTCTCTTCAGCTCCATCCATATTATTTTCCCATGCCGCAAGCATCAATCGAGCTAGTACAAAAGTACGATCTGGCAATACAAGTTCTTGAGCACTAGAGCGATTAGCACCTATAGGTTCATCTCCAACAGGTGATGAAGCTTGTCCTAAGACTTCT
Coding sequences:
- the LOC139103399 gene encoding transcriptional adapter 1 → MTTSKDLNLARKSLVASLGENAKVYFEKMKLWFQMKTTKEEFDCEARNLMTDDQVHLHNEFLLCLFNKVRGLASVTPTKIERDKVSKERRLRLKRKYKTDKSNFEPADMYVEVLGQASSPVGDEPIGANRSSAQELVLPDRTFVLARLMLAAWENNMDGAEENTAHIVIAATQIFLKNILTAIFTRRKGYAIRDGTFIYNIGEPVPSSWKRNSLYINPSNCGPTEIMKPYGQIPASKSSFEEAEQATAFSYACSSQATRPPLKPVSTADLQYALKIYKNLVSNHTIYATNMERLYTYATHPTWEDLEAKKLLCQPST